A single genomic interval of Mustelus asterias chromosome 13, sMusAst1.hap1.1, whole genome shotgun sequence harbors:
- the abcb9 gene encoding ABC-type oligopeptide transporter ABCB9, with protein MKIWQTQIYAFVFKILDLVLTTHLYTRGIHYGQFHSDTMHFDISHSLLDLWATCLLRTSSLAGTSIGICVNPIDGPKRVKSAELCRIILCLMMPIYAIVKMLLYSETEDFPNDPWFWCLFVWTFISSVITFHILHQFSCLKTPATFAIGLEGGSGEDEKSLMSNIDQNEREKAKKSSNSISTTWRLLTYSKKNAGLITGAFVMLLVATVGETMMPYFLGTLMDGLSQKDRDSFNRSLVGMVLFSLLGAITGGFRECLFNLAFARLNVQMRNELFSSILQQDICFFDFHQTGEITSWLASDATLVNNNLSQNVSLFLRYLTRIFGIYAIMIILSWRLSMLTIIGFPFLLLLSIFYGKYYKKIAKQVQDALANANNVAEETISCIKTVRSFANEETEANIYNERLKIMYNLNKHQVSALTIYFWGNKFFQVTLQLAIVYYGGYLVLTDQITSGELISFTFYQMMLSDALQNVSNVFTGLIQAIGVAEKILECIDNKPTRQETGTFIPETLKGEVTFRNVSFAYPTRLQHKILNNASFTLYPGEITALVGVSGSGKSSCVQLMENFYNPQAGEILLDGYPVQDYDYKYLHTKVAMVGQEPVLFARSIQENIVYGLQECSINVIVQASQTAHAHEFITELKDGYDTETGEKGTKLSGGQKQRIAIARALVRDPQVLLLDEATSALDGENEFNILQELSKLKKGCTILVIAHRLSTIKNAQKIIVISEGVIMEQGTHEELMQRKGAYFRLVQTQIPASEPDINS; from the exons ATGAAAATCTGGCAAACACAGATATATGCCTTTGTTTTTAAGATTCTGGACTTGGTCCTAACGACGCATTTATATACCCGGGGCATCCACTATGGTCAGTTCCACTCTGACACAATGCACTTTGATATTTCTCATTCTTTACTTGATCTTTGGGCCACCTGTTTACTTAGGACCAGCTCACTAGCTGGAACCTCAATCGGAATTTGTGTTAACCCAATAGATGGACCAAAAAGAGTAAAGTCTGCTGAACTCTGCAGAATTATACTCTGCCTGATGATGCCCATATATGCAATAGTAAAAATGTTGCTTTACTCTGAAACAGAGGACTTTCCAAATGATCCATGGTTTTGGTGTCTCTTTGTATGGACTTTCATATCTTCAGTTATCACCTTCCACATTTTGCATCAATTTTCATGCTTAAAGACACCGGCAACTTTTGCAATTGGTTTAGAAGGAGGAAGTGGTGAAGATGAGAAGAGTTTAATGAGCAACATTGAccagaatgagagagaaaaggcCAAGAAAAGCTCAAATTCAATCAGCACTACATGGAGACTGTTGACCTACTCTAAAAAGAATGCAGGCTTGATCACAGGAGCATTTGTCATGCTTTTGGTAGCTACTGTAG GAGAAACCATGATGCCATATTTTTTGGGTACATTAATGGATGGATTGTCTCAGAAGGACAGGGACAGTTTCAACAGAAGCCTAGTTGGAATGGTATTGTTCTCATTGTTAGG AGCAATTACAGGGGGGTTTCGAGAATGTCTGTTTAACCTGGCATTTGCCAGGTTAAATGTTCAAATGCGCAATGAGCTATTCAGTTCCATACTGCAACAGGACATTTGTTTCTTTGACTTCCATCAGACAG GGGAAATCACATCTTGGTTGGCCTCTGATGCAACGCTAGTGAATAACAACCTCTCGCAGAATGTTAGTTTATTTTTACGGTACTTGACAAGGATTTTTGGAATCTATGCCATCATGATCATTCTGTCCTGGAGACTTTCCATGCTTACAATCATTGGATTTCCATTCTTATTGTTATTGTCAATATTTTACGGGAAGTATTATAAG AAAATAGCCAAACAGGTTCAGGATGCTTTGGCAAATGCAAACAATGTAGCAGAGGAGACAATTTCATGTATAAAAACTGTACGTAGCTTTGCTAATGAGGAAACCGAAGCAAACATTTACAATGAGCGACTGAAGATAATGTATAACCTGAACAAGCACCAAGTTTCGGCATTGACCATTTATTTTTGGGGAAACAAG TTTTTTCAGGTTACTCTCCAGCTGGCCATTGTATATTATGGTGGGTACCTTGTCCTGACTGACCAAATAACATCTGGTGAACTAATCTCCTTCACCTTTTATCAGATGATGCTATCTGATGCTCTTCAG AACGTCAGCAATGTATTTACTGGATTGATTCAAGCAATTGGCGTGGCAGAAAAAATCCTTGAGTGTATCGACAATAAACCAACCAGGCAAGAGACTGGAACATTCATTCCAGAAACGCTGAAGGGTGAAGTCACATTTAGGAATGTCAGTTTTGCATACCCTACTAGGCTGCAACACAAAATTCTCAAT AATGCATCTTTCACACTATATCCTGGTGAAATTACAGCTCTAGTGGGTGTCTCAGGGAGTGGGAAGAGCTCTTGTGTGCAGCTGATGGAGAATTTCTACAATCCACAGGCTGGTGAAATTTTACTGGATGGTTACCCAGTTCAAGATTATGATTACAAGTATCTTCACACTAAG GTTGCTATGGTTGGTCAGGAGCCAGTGTTGTTTGCCCGatcaatacaagaaaatattgtaTATGGCCTGCAGGAGTGTTCCATAAATGTAATCGTGCAGGCTTCTCAGACAGCTCACGCACATGAATTTATAACTGAACTGAAAGATGGCTATGATACAG AGACTGGAGAGAAAGGCACAAAGCTGTCAGGAGGCCAGAAGCAAAGGATTGCCATAGCTCGTGCATTGGTTCGTGATCCTCAGGTTTTATTACTGGATGAAGCTACTAGCGCATTGGATGGAGAAAATGAATTTAAT ATCCTGCAAGAACTGTCCAAGTTGAAGAAAGGTTGCACCATCCTTGTCATAGCACATCGTCTGAGCACCATTAAAAATGCACAGAAAATAATTGTCATCAGTGAGGGTGTGATAATGGAACAGGGGACGCATGAAGAATTAATGCAGAGAAAAGGTGCCTATTTCAGATTGGTGCAAACGCAAATACCTGCTTCAGAGCCTGACATTAACAGTTAA